A genomic stretch from Bdellovibrionales bacterium CG10_big_fil_rev_8_21_14_0_10_45_34 includes:
- the lysA gene encoding diaminopimelate decarboxylase — protein MKLAYELDVLTLHNKQGSHPLKDFCANYSHPFYFYDLTSIEERAQLMSESVKDIPVHFHFAMKSNFQKPLLKKLIACGWGIDTVSQGEIELALECGATADQIVFSGVGKTATEIEFSLRSKVNTINVESFEEYERVHQIARKFGDATSIIGVRVNPDVDPMTHPSITTGLRDNKFGVDFESFLAWHHQSKDFPPSRLALSCHIGSQVRHIGVLKEAYFKMLGYVQILKKRGVDIVHLDLGGGLGIDYSRDPLAVAANFENYFLDETNKVGSSSSSKLNLWKSYASLLAEVFEKAKMPILLEPGRIVVGPFGALIAQVQYVKRTPYKNFVILDTGMNHLMRPMLYSANHKIVPIENPDRPKEIFDVVGPICESTDVLARSIPLPSLKQGEYVAILDTGAYGEVLANNYNLRPLAPAVFV, from the coding sequence GTGAAATTAGCTTACGAACTAGATGTTCTTACACTTCACAACAAGCAGGGCTCACACCCTCTCAAAGACTTTTGTGCCAACTACTCTCATCCTTTTTATTTTTACGATTTAACCTCGATCGAAGAACGAGCCCAACTGATGTCTGAATCCGTCAAAGACATCCCCGTCCATTTTCACTTTGCAATGAAATCTAATTTTCAAAAACCTCTTCTTAAAAAGTTGATCGCGTGCGGATGGGGTATCGATACGGTCTCTCAAGGAGAAATTGAGTTGGCTCTTGAGTGCGGTGCCACCGCCGATCAAATTGTCTTCTCTGGAGTCGGAAAGACAGCCACCGAAATTGAGTTTTCTCTACGGTCAAAAGTAAATACGATCAACGTGGAGTCTTTTGAGGAATACGAAAGAGTCCATCAAATTGCGAGAAAATTCGGTGATGCCACGTCAATCATTGGAGTGAGAGTGAACCCAGACGTTGACCCAATGACCCATCCATCAATCACAACGGGATTAAGAGACAATAAGTTTGGCGTCGATTTTGAGAGTTTTTTAGCATGGCATCATCAATCAAAAGATTTTCCGCCAAGTCGGCTAGCCCTAAGCTGCCATATCGGAAGTCAAGTTCGTCACATTGGCGTGCTCAAAGAAGCCTACTTCAAAATGCTGGGCTACGTTCAAATATTAAAAAAGCGCGGTGTAGATATTGTGCACCTCGATTTGGGCGGCGGACTTGGCATTGATTACTCAAGAGATCCGTTAGCTGTGGCGGCAAATTTTGAGAACTATTTTTTAGATGAAACAAACAAAGTAGGTTCTTCTTCGTCAAGTAAATTGAACCTTTGGAAGTCTTATGCGAGTTTGCTGGCCGAGGTTTTTGAAAAAGCAAAAATGCCAATTTTGCTCGAACCAGGACGCATCGTTGTAGGGCCCTTTGGTGCGCTCATTGCGCAAGTTCAGTATGTTAAACGAACACCGTACAAAAACTTCGTTATTTTAGATACAGGGATGAACCACCTTATGCGGCCAATGTTGTACTCTGCTAATCACAAGATAGTTCCAATTGAAAATCCAGACCGACCAAAAGAGATTTTTGATGTTGTCGGACCGATTTGCGAATCAACAGATGTGCTCGCTCGTTCAATACCGCTGCCTTCTTTAAAGCAAGGCGAATATGTTGCCATACTTGATACCGGCGCTTACGGCGAAGTCCTTGCGAACAACTATAACTTGCGCCCACTAGCTCCAGCTGTTTTTGTTTAA
- a CDS encoding CsbD family protein, with amino-acid sequence MSLNKDIAKGKWLEIKGEVQKTWGKLTDDELEQTKGDAKAIAGLVQQKYGEKREKFHDRYAKLLKNLENKKDSVVEDVKNKLR; translated from the coding sequence ATGAGCTTAAACAAGGATATTGCAAAAGGAAAATGGCTAGAAATTAAAGGCGAAGTTCAGAAGACTTGGGGAAAGTTGACCGATGACGAACTTGAGCAGACCAAAGGCGACGCTAAAGCCATAGCTGGCCTTGTTCAACAGAAGTACGGTGAAAAACGTGAAAAGTTCCACGACCGATATGCGAAGCTTTTAAAGAATCTAGAAAATAAGAAAGACTCTGTCGTAGAAGACGTGAAGAATAAACTAAGGTAG